In Macrobrachium nipponense isolate FS-2020 chromosome 36, ASM1510439v2, whole genome shotgun sequence, a genomic segment contains:
- the LOC135203381 gene encoding uncharacterized protein LOC135203381: MLKNMGTAAKTVHLHIINRTYTERSRPTQWNQQNTQPIPKPKEPNSYRPISHQLHRKDCRGRMVLNRLLLKTGPLHHRLYAYKEGIGTQECLADVMSTINERKAIVVFLDLEKAYELASAAAILEALADKAVKGNLLAWAKGCTQNRQARVTFQGASSDFLSLENGTPQGGILSPFLFKRF; the protein is encoded by the coding sequence ATGCTGAAGAACATGGGAACGGCAGCCAAAACAGttcatctccatataatcaatAGAACATACACAGAACGCAGtagacccacacaatggaaccaacaaaataCACAGCCGATTCCCAAGCCCAAAGAACCCAACTCCTACAGACCCATCTCTCatcagttgcacagaaaagactgCAGAGGGAGAATGGTGCTAAACAGACTGCTATTGAAAACAGGACCTCTACACCATCGcctatatgcctacaaagagggcATAGGCACACAAGAATGCCTAGCAGATGTCATGTCCACAATCAACGAAAGGAAAGCAATAGTAGTTTTTCTGGACTTAGAAAAAGCTTATGAGCTAGCCAGTGCAGCTGCCATCCTTGAAGCCTTGGCTGACAAGGCGGTAAAGGGCAACCTTTTAGCATGGGCCAAAGGATGCACGCAAAACAGACAGGCTAGAGTCACCTTCCAAGGAGCAAGCTCGGACTTTCTCAGTCTAGagaatggaacacctcaaggaggcatactcagccccttccttttcaaacgtttttaa